The following is a genomic window from Amycolatopsis sp. BJA-103.
CAGTTTGCGACCCTCTTCGGCGCGGATCCGTTCGCTGGCGCGTTCCATCTCCAGCCGCCGCCATTTCCGGCGCTGGCGTTTCGTCGCCTTGGCGGGCCACAGTTCTTGGATCGCGCTGTTGAAGTACGCGCCGCCGACCACCGCGAGCCCGATGAAGAACATCAGCAGCAGGAACGCGATCGGCGCGGCGAGCGCGCCGTAGGTGTAGCCGGTCTGGGTGATCCAGTTCAGATAGATCCGCAGGCCGATGCTGGAGAGCAGGAACACGACCATGGCGAGCATCGCGCCCGGCAGCCCGCGGTGCCACGGCAGCCTGCGCGGCAGGGACAGCTTGTACAGCGTCGTCAGCGCCAGCACGATCATCACGGCCAGCACCGGGTAGTAGAGCGTGCCGACCCAGTACGACACCGTGTCGCGCCAGTCGTTCGGGAAGAACTGGGGGAGCAGGTCCGGGCCGATCGCCAGCAGCGGCAGCCCGACCACCAGGATGACCAGCCCGGCCAGGTACAGCAGCAGCGCGAAGATCCGCTGCCAGACGTCGTTGCGGACGCCGTACTGGTCGTGCGCCACGGTGATCGCGTCGACGAACGACGACATCGCCGACGAGCCCGCCCACAGGGAGATCAGGAACCCGATGG
Proteins encoded in this region:
- a CDS encoding YihY/virulence factor BrkB family protein; the encoded protein is MSEENGRNEPAAEVAKARRRPLRLLSRTLNKAWEGNIFSEAAEAAFWQTLSLPPLLLGLLGCLGFVGDWFGQEVVTAVHDRIITFSKTIFSDNAVHDIIEPTVNSILFVGKGEIVSIGFLISLWAGSSAMSSFVDAITVAHDQYGVRNDVWQRIFALLLYLAGLVILVVGLPLLAIGPDLLPQFFPNDWRDTVSYWVGTLYYPVLAVMIVLALTTLYKLSLPRRLPWHRGLPGAMLAMVVFLLSSIGLRIYLNWITQTGYTYGALAAPIAFLLLMFFIGLAVVGGAYFNSAIQELWPAKATKRQRRKWRRLEMERASERIRAEEGRKLWERTTVPLRRPRPNGDSSDGDAEHASEQSVNEETQSEADQVTERRS